ACCAACACCGACGACCCGCTCACCCTCTTCCACCAGGAACTGTCACAGCCGGGCAGCCCCAACCTCCACACCGACCAGTACTTCAACGCACGCAACACCGAGTCCCACGCCACCGGCACCGGCCCGGAGATCGTGGCGGACCTCGACGGGCGGGCACCGGACTTCTTCATCGCCTGTGTCGGCACCGCCGGTTCCTCCACCGGGGTGGCCCGGGTCCTTCGCGCGCACGACCCCGCGGTACGGGTCGTCGGTCTGGTCGCGCAGAAGTCGGACTTCATACCGGGGATCCGCACCATCGACGAGGTGCAGGAGGTCGGCCTCTTCGACCCCGCCACGTACGACACGATCGAGGCCGTGAGCGCCGACGAGGCCATCGACGGCATGCTGACGCTGGTACGGCGCTGCGGCATCCTGGGCGGCCCCACCGGCGGGGCCGCGTACTTCGGGGCGCTGCGCCATCTGCGCCCGCTCGACGCCGGGTCGACCGAGCGGAGGACGGCCGTCTTCATCGTCTGCGACCGCGTCGAGAGCTACGTCGGCTACGTGCGCCAACGCCGCCCGGACCTGCTGGGCAGGCCGCCGGTGAAGAACTCCGTGAGCGCGCTCTCCGAAGCCGAGGTGGCGGCCGCCACGGTGATCGACACCGCCGACGCGCGGAAGTGGATCGCGGAGGAACGCCCCCTGGTCGTCGACCTGCGGGGCTCCTTCGCCTATGCCGCGCTGCACATCGAGGGGTCGGTGAACATCGTCGACGAGCTCTTCGACGAACTCCTGCGGGGCGGCCTGCCGTTCAGCAAGCGACAGGCCGTGCTGCTGGCCTGCCCGGTCGGCGAGAAGTCCGTCCGCTATGCCGCCCTGCTGACCCGTATGGGCCACCCCGACGTCCGCAGCCTGGCCGGCGGCATCATCGCCTGGCGCGACGCGGGCGCCCCACTGGAGCGTGGCTGACATGGACCGACCGCTGGAGGATCTGCGCGACTGGCAGCGTCCGCTGCGCGCCGAGTTCCCCATCATCGTGGACCATCCGGACCTGGCCTATCTGGACAGCGCGGCCACCGCGCAGAAGCCGCGGGCGGTCCTGGACGCCGTGCAGACGTACCTCACCACGTCCAACGCCAACTCCGGCCGTGGCACATACCCCTGGGCCAATGCCACGACGACGCTGGTGGAGCGGACCCGCGACCGGGTCAAGGAGTTCCTGGGCGACCCCGCCCCGGACCGCTCGGCCGTGCACTTCACCAGCGGTACCACCGAAGGGCTGCGCACCGTGGCCCGCGACTGGCTGCCCGCCGTCCTGACCGACGGCGACGAGATCGTGGTGCCCTTCGCCGACCATCAGGCGAATCTCTCGCCCTGGCTGGAAGCGCGGCAACTGCTGGCCCGCCAGGGGATCCACATCGCTGTTCGCCCCCTGCCGTACCAGGAGAGCTCGGGCGACTACGACCCGCGGGCGCTGGCGGACATCGTCGGCCCCCGCACCCGCTTCGTCGCCGCCACCCATGTGCACCACGTCTACGGCGGCGACATGAACGTCCACCGCATCCGCCGGGTGGTCGGCCCCGAGGTGCCGATCTGTCTGGACGCCGCGCAGAGCGTCGGCCATCTGCCGGTCTCCGTGGCCGATCTCGACGTGGACTTCCTGGTCTTCTCCGGGCACAAGGTCCTCGCCCTGCCGGGCTCCGGGGCGGTCTGGTCCCGTGGAACGCGCGGGCCGCGGCTCCGCCCCGGCGGGTGGAGCGGCACACCGAACACCGCCGGCATCGCCGGCCTGGCGGCCGCCCTCGACTGGTTGGACGCGGCGGGCCTGGACCGGATCGAACGATGGACCGTCGCCCTGGCCGCCCGGCTCACCGACGGCCTGCACCGGCTGTCCGCCTACGAGGTCCTGGGCTGTCCGCTGAGCCTGCCCGCAGGGTCCCCGGTGCAGCGGCGCCGGAGCATCGTCACCTTCCGGCACCGCGGGGTCAACTCCAACGACCTCGGGTTCATCCTCTTCAGTCACGGCTTCATGGTGCGGTCCGACGGCCACTGCCAGGCCGGGGCAGCAGGGGAAGAAGGGTCCGTGCGGGTGAGTCTGCACATCCACAACACCCCAGAAGAGATCGACGCGTTGCTCTCCGCCCTCGCTAAACTACAATGATTGTCAATACCACCAGAACGCGGGCGGGTGAGATGGCTGAGGTGCGCAGCAGGCCGGGCGTGAGCGCGGCGACGGCGGCACGCTGGGTGAAGCGTTGGGAAGGCCAACAGCAACGGTATGCGGTCGACCGCGAGGAACGCTTCACCGTGATCGCCGACGTGGTCGACCACGTCACGGCCGGCCGCCCGAGACCCCTGGTCGTCGACCTCGGCTGCGGCCCCGGAGCACTGGCGGCGTGCCTGTCGCGCCGCCTGCCGCACGCGGAAGTCCTCGCCGTCGACGCCGACCCGCTGCTGCTCGAACTCGGCCGCACCTACTACGGCCCCGCCGTCCGGTACGTCGAAGCGGTGATCGGCGCACCGGGCTGGCTCAGGACCCTCGGCCTGGACCGTCCCCTGGACGCGGCCGTCTCGACGACGGCACTGCACTACCTCGGCGAGCGCACCCTGCGGCAGGTCTACCGTCAGCTCGCCGCCCTGCTGCGCCCCGGCGGCATCCTCGTCAACGGCGACCACCTCTGCCAGGACGCCGCGAAGATCTCCAGGATCGCCACCGCCGTCGGGCGCCGCTGGGCCGAACGAAGAGCGGTGCTCGCCCACGAGGACTGGCAATCCTGGTGGACGGCGATGGAAGCCGACCCGGAGCTGGCTCCTCTCCTCGCCGAGCGCCGCACCCGCCCGCTCCCCAGCAGTCAGGGCGAGGATCTGACGCTCTCCCGCCACATCACGCTCCTGCGCGAGGCGGGATTCGAGCACGCCGGCGCGGTCTGGCAATTCGGCAACAGCCACGTCCTGGTCGCCGTCCGTTGAGCCTCGGCCGGTGACGACCGGTGACGGCGGGCCCGCGGCTCAGGAAAAGCGCCAGCGGGTCTGGCTGTACGGCTCGCCCTTGCCGAAGCCGAAGGCCGTCCGGGGGGGCACCGCGAAGACCACGGCCTCACCGGCGCCGGGATTGACGAACACCCCGTCCCGTACGTCGAAGTGCCACTCCGCGCCGTACTTCGCTTCCCACGCGCCGGCGAGCCGCCGCAGCCGGGGCTCGTCTCCCACCCGCACCGCCTCGCCCTCGACGACCAGGTCGTAGCCCTCCCGCAGGGCGTTGGACCCGGTGGTGAGGACGACGTGCGGGTTGCCCCGCAGGTTCTGCGCCTTCCGCTCATGCGCTCCGGTGCAGAAGTGCAACGCGCCGTCCGCCCAGACCCCGATGAGCGGGGTGACGTGCGGTCGCCCGTCGGGGCGTACGGTCGTCAGCCAGTACACCTCGGCCTCGGCCAGCCGGGTGACGGCGTCCGACCAGGGCACGGCCGTCGCCCGCTCGTCGCTGTAGCGCGCGTCCAGTTCGGCGCGGGGTTCCTTGTCGGGCATGGGGTGTCCTCCTGGAGACCGATGGTGCCCTCCCGGCGAGGGCCCCGCATCCGGGCGAGCGAAGACATCGGGGTCGCTGACGCGCTCGACCGGCGCCGCCGCCTGATACGAGGCATGCACAGCCCTGGGGGAGGGGCCGGGCCTCCCCCAGGGCGCCCGTCACAGTTCCAGGCTCTTCTCCGCCGCGTCGGCGGGCTTGCGTTGCCCGGGAAGGGCGGCGGATTGCTCGTCCGTGAACTGACGGCGTTGCATCTCGTAGAGGTCGCGGAAGATCCCGACCGGCGGGTTGTCCGTCAGCTCCCGGAAGGTGCCGCTCTCGCGGAGCCTGCCGTTCTCCAGGACGTGGATGAGGTCGGCGTCCCGCACCGAGGCCAGCCGGTGGGTGATCAGGAGGACGGTCTGGCCCGCTTGGGCGAGCTGGCGGATCTGCTCGAAGACTTCGAGTTCGGCGCGGGCGTCGAGGGCCGAGGTGGGTTCGTCGACGATCAGGATCTGGGCGTCGCGGTAGTGGGCGCGGGCCAGGCCCAGCTTCTGCCACTGCCCGCCGGAGATCTGGTGGCCGCCCTTGTAGCCCCGGGAGAGCAAGGTGTCCCACCCGCGCGGCATCCCCTCGACCACCTTGCGGGCTCCCGCGTAACGGGCGGCTGCCTCCACCCGCTCCTCCTCCAGCGGCCGGTCGGTGCGGCCGATGGCGATGTTCATCCGGGCGGTCAGCGGCCAGCGGTGGAAGTCCTGGCTGACCATGGCGAACCGGGAGAACAGCTCGGCCCGGTCCAGAGTGCCCGCGTCCTGCCCGTCCCACCGGATCGTGCCCTCACCGGGCTGGTAGAGGCCGGCGAGAAGCTTCACCAGGGTCGTCTTGCCGGAGCCGTTCTCCCCGACCAGGGCCACGATCTTGCCCATGGGGATGTCGAGGCTCACACCGCTGAGGGCGGGCCGCCCGTCGGGGGAGTCGCCGGGATAGGAGAAGGTGACGTCCTCGAACCGGATGAGCCGCGGCTGCTCGGGGACCGGCAGCCCGCCGACGGGAATGGCCCGTTTCCGTGCCTCGACACACAGCCGCTCCAGATCCATGACGTAACACGCCTCCTCGTAGAGGCTGTTGACCTGGAGGACGAGGGTGGTCAGGCTCGCCGCCCCGCTGCGGGTGGCCAGCACGGCGGTTCCCGCGACCGACAGCGCCATCACCCCGGTCAGCAGGAGGCCGCCCAGCGCGAGATAGGTCACGAGAGTGGCGAGGCCCGTCAGGGCCGAGGCGATCAGCCGGGTCCTGGCCGCACTGCGCGCGAGCCGCGTCTGTTCGGCCTCCGAGCTCTCCGACATGCTCCGGAAGTGGCCCAGCAGGAAGGGACCCACGTCGTGCACCCGGATCTCCGGCGCGGGATCGGTACGGATCAGGGTCTGGCTCAGCAGACGGCCGGCCCGGGCGTGCTGCGCCCACCGCTGGAACGACTCGTAGCGCGTCCGTGAGTTGCGCAGTGCGGCCCAGGAGCGGGGCAGGGTCATCAGGAGCAGCAGGGGCAGCAGCACCGGGTGCAGGACGGTCAGCACACCGGCCGCCGCGGCGAAGGAGACCAGCGCTCCGACGACCGCCGTGCAGTACCGGATCATGCGACG
The window above is part of the Streptomyces syringium genome. Proteins encoded here:
- a CDS encoding pyridoxal-phosphate dependent enzyme, producing the protein MRYDSITDAIGDTPLVRIDPAVHGLRTIDLYAKLEMLNPFGSVKDRAAWNMVRPGLPAAVRRGETVVELSSGNTAKALAVIAGMHGLPFKSITNRMRVPEIKDLLLLLGAAIEELPGQTECLDPTNTDDPLTLFHQELSQPGSPNLHTDQYFNARNTESHATGTGPEIVADLDGRAPDFFIACVGTAGSSTGVARVLRAHDPAVRVVGLVAQKSDFIPGIRTIDEVQEVGLFDPATYDTIEAVSADEAIDGMLTLVRRCGILGGPTGGAAYFGALRHLRPLDAGSTERRTAVFIVCDRVESYVGYVRQRRPDLLGRPPVKNSVSALSEAEVAAATVIDTADARKWIAEERPLVVDLRGSFAYAALHIEGSVNIVDELFDELLRGGLPFSKRQAVLLACPVGEKSVRYAALLTRMGHPDVRSLAGGIIAWRDAGAPLERG
- a CDS encoding aminotransferase class V-fold PLP-dependent enzyme, which encodes MDRPLEDLRDWQRPLRAEFPIIVDHPDLAYLDSAATAQKPRAVLDAVQTYLTTSNANSGRGTYPWANATTTLVERTRDRVKEFLGDPAPDRSAVHFTSGTTEGLRTVARDWLPAVLTDGDEIVVPFADHQANLSPWLEARQLLARQGIHIAVRPLPYQESSGDYDPRALADIVGPRTRFVAATHVHHVYGGDMNVHRIRRVVGPEVPICLDAAQSVGHLPVSVADLDVDFLVFSGHKVLALPGSGAVWSRGTRGPRLRPGGWSGTPNTAGIAGLAAALDWLDAAGLDRIERWTVALAARLTDGLHRLSAYEVLGCPLSLPAGSPVQRRRSIVTFRHRGVNSNDLGFILFSHGFMVRSDGHCQAGAAGEEGSVRVSLHIHNTPEEIDALLSALAKLQ
- a CDS encoding class I SAM-dependent methyltransferase, with the translated sequence MAEVRSRPGVSAATAARWVKRWEGQQQRYAVDREERFTVIADVVDHVTAGRPRPLVVDLGCGPGALAACLSRRLPHAEVLAVDADPLLLELGRTYYGPAVRYVEAVIGAPGWLRTLGLDRPLDAAVSTTALHYLGERTLRQVYRQLAALLRPGGILVNGDHLCQDAAKISRIATAVGRRWAERRAVLAHEDWQSWWTAMEADPELAPLLAERRTRPLPSSQGEDLTLSRHITLLREAGFEHAGAVWQFGNSHVLVAVR
- a CDS encoding pyridoxamine 5'-phosphate oxidase family protein — encoded protein: MPDKEPRAELDARYSDERATAVPWSDAVTRLAEAEVYWLTTVRPDGRPHVTPLIGVWADGALHFCTGAHERKAQNLRGNPHVVLTTGSNALREGYDLVVEGEAVRVGDEPRLRRLAGAWEAKYGAEWHFDVRDGVFVNPGAGEAVVFAVPPRTAFGFGKGEPYSQTRWRFS
- a CDS encoding ABC transporter ATP-binding protein, which translates into the protein MSRRAGNATATAGPGPQEGSPSERLLFGGPLLHDTGWNKHERAYLEMSLWAMALSLPRLVASTVRLAWRADRRALWAVGCAEVLHGVTQAIGLVAVNDVLGAVLATGPIADRLHASVPALIWVAVTSLVGALAMSASTAGTGRLEPKVERVATEMYLERVIRVELEAIEDENFHRLLDTAQYGAAGSRRMIRYCTAVVGALVSFAAAAGVLTVLHPVLLPLLLLMTLPRSWAALRNSRTRYESFQRWAQHARAGRLLSQTLIRTDPAPEIRVHDVGPFLLGHFRSMSESSEAEQTRLARSAARTRLIASALTGLATLVTYLALGGLLLTGVMALSVAGTAVLATRSGAASLTTLVLQVNSLYEEACYVMDLERLCVEARKRAIPVGGLPVPEQPRLIRFEDVTFSYPGDSPDGRPALSGVSLDIPMGKIVALVGENGSGKTTLVKLLAGLYQPGEGTIRWDGQDAGTLDRAELFSRFAMVSQDFHRWPLTARMNIAIGRTDRPLEEERVEAAARYAGARKVVEGMPRGWDTLLSRGYKGGHQISGGQWQKLGLARAHYRDAQILIVDEPTSALDARAELEVFEQIRQLAQAGQTVLLITHRLASVRDADLIHVLENGRLRESGTFRELTDNPPVGIFRDLYEMQRRQFTDEQSAALPGQRKPADAAEKSLEL